A region of Pyxidicoccus parkwaysis DNA encodes the following proteins:
- a CDS encoding aldo/keto reductase — MADSSLPRFTPRRHLGRTGFNATAVGIGDIADRSTARETLVTTLRRALDSGLNVIDTAPNYEEGLSEETVGEALRDRRHGVFLIDKVDVLDAPVAPQVEGSLKRLGHDVVDLFVFHAVSEVAAWEKLAAPGGGMEQLGRCVREGKARFRGISSHHPDVLRAALRSGLCDVVMFPLGPFVDSRYVDDVLPLARSLGVGVVSFKTFGAGKLLGDTEGYGRPLEARPRGKVGSGGREDRGAPSLPHLPVEECVHYTLTLDPDVMLMGMSHPNEQDAALRAAAAFQPMSTEEMSRVRERAREAIQGKGAIWWDPPAAVTGAG; from the coding sequence ATGGCCGACTCATCCCTTCCCCGCTTCACGCCGCGCCGTCACCTGGGCCGTACCGGCTTCAACGCCACGGCGGTGGGCATCGGCGACATCGCCGACCGTTCCACTGCGCGCGAGACGCTCGTCACCACGCTGCGCCGTGCGCTCGACTCCGGGCTCAACGTCATCGACACCGCGCCCAACTACGAAGAGGGGCTGAGTGAGGAGACGGTGGGCGAGGCGCTGCGAGACAGGCGCCACGGCGTCTTCCTCATCGACAAGGTGGACGTGCTGGACGCGCCGGTGGCGCCGCAGGTGGAGGGCAGCCTGAAGCGGCTGGGGCATGACGTGGTGGACCTGTTCGTGTTCCACGCGGTGTCGGAAGTGGCGGCGTGGGAGAAACTGGCCGCGCCGGGGGGAGGCATGGAGCAGCTCGGCCGCTGCGTGCGCGAGGGCAAGGCGCGCTTCCGGGGCATCTCCAGCCACCATCCGGACGTGCTGCGCGCGGCGCTGCGCTCCGGGCTGTGCGACGTGGTGATGTTCCCGCTGGGGCCCTTCGTGGACTCGCGCTACGTGGACGACGTGCTGCCCCTGGCGCGCTCGCTGGGCGTGGGCGTGGTGTCGTTCAAGACGTTCGGCGCGGGCAAGCTGCTCGGTGACACGGAGGGCTACGGCCGGCCGCTGGAGGCGAGGCCTCGCGGCAAGGTGGGCTCCGGCGGACGCGAGGACCGGGGCGCGCCTTCGCTGCCGCACCTGCCGGTGGAGGAGTGCGTGCACTACACGCTGACGCTGGACCCGGACGTGATGCTGATGGGCATGAGCCACCCCAACGAGCAGGACGCGGCCCTGCGCGCGGCCGCGGCCTTCCAGCCCATGTCCACCGAGGAGATGTCCCGCGTGCGCGAGCGTGCGCGCGAGGCCATCCAGGGCAAGGGCGCCATCTGGTGGGACCCGCCGGCCGCCGTCACCGGCGCGGGGTGA